A single genomic interval of Camelina sativa cultivar DH55 chromosome 11, Cs, whole genome shotgun sequence harbors:
- the LOC104727088 gene encoding uncharacterized protein At1g04910-like, translating to MVKHRSSSRSIVSSFSSARLFSIKAISLYLIFIFAFTIWVLVFSSRNLQTDDDQHRDLIDSESFPPPYLPPRKNLQKSNENTQLWDPPFRFGLHPCVKPTPKFKELSESDHYITVRSNGGLNQMRTGIADIVAVAHIMNATLVIPELDKRSFWQDSSVFSDIFDEEHFIKSLKRDVKVIKKLPKEVESLPRARKHFTSWSSVGYYEEMTHLWKDYKVIHVAKSDSRLANNDLPIDIQRLRCRVLYRGLRFSPPIESLGQKLVERLKTRAGRYIALHLRYEKDMLAFTGCTYGLTDAESEELRVMRESTSHWKIKSINSTEQREEGLCPLTPKEVGIFLKGLGYPQSTVIYIAAGDIYGGDDRLSELKSRFPNLVFKETLALKGELKGFTGHATKTAALDYIISVESDVFVPSHSGNMARAVEGHRRFLGHRRTITPDRKGLVKLFSKMERGQLREGPKLSNLVKQMHQDRQGAPRRRKGPTQGIKGRARFRNEEAFYENPYPECICSSKQHREP from the exons ATGGTGAAACACAGAAGTTCATCTCGTTCGATagtctcatctttttcttcagcAAGACTCTTCTCTATAAAAGCTATTTCGCTCTACTTGATCTTCATCTTTGCTTTTACCATATGGGTTCTTGTCTTCAGCTCCAGAAACTTACAAACCGACGATGACCAACATCGGGATCTAATCGATTCAGAATCATTTCCGCCACCGTATTTGCCTCCTAGGAAG AATTTGCAGAAATCGAATGAAAATACTCAACTTTGGGATCCTCCTTTCAGATTTGGTTTGCATCCATGTGTCAAGCCTACTCCTAAATTCAAAG AACTTTCAGAATCAGATCATTATATTACAGTGAGAAGTAATGGTGGACTAAATCAAATGCGCACTGGT ATAGCAGATATAGTGGCTGTTGCCCACATAATGAATGCAACTTTAGTCATTCCTGAGCTGGATAAGCGTTCGTTTTGGCAAGATTCAAG TGTCTTTTCAGATATTTTTGACGAGGAACATTTCATCAAATCCCTGAAGAGAGATGTGAAGGTTATTAAGAAGCTTCCAAAGGAAGTGGAATCTCTTCCTAGAGCAAGGAAGCATTTCACTTCTTGGTCTAGTGTTGGATATTATGAAGAGATGACACACTTGTGGAAGGACTACAAG GTCATACATGTCGCTAAATCAGATTCTCGTCTTGCAAATAATGACCTGCCTATTGACATTCAGAGATTGAGATGCCGTGTACTGTATCGTGGTCTCCGCTTCTCTCCTCCCATTGAAAGCCTTGGACAG AAGCTGGTTGAGAGACTCAAGACACGTGCTGGGAGATATATTGCATTGCACCTGAGATATGAGAAGGACATGTTGGCTTTCACTGGTTGTACCTATGGTCTCACTGATGCTGAATCCGAAGAACTAAGAGTGATGCG GGAAAGTACAAGCCATTGGAAGATCAAAAGTATAAACTCAACAGAGCAGAGAGAGGAAGGCCTTTGTCCGTTGACTCCAAAAGAAGTGGGAATATTTCTGAAAGGTCTGGGATATCCTCAGTCAACAGTCATTTATATTGCAGCAGGGGATATCTATGGGGGTGATGATAGACTCTCTGAGCTTAAGTCGCGCTTCCCAAATCTAGTTTTTAAG GAAACACTAGCTCTGAAAGGCGAGTTGAAAGGTTTCACAGGCCATGCGACTAAAACGGCTGCTCttgattatataatttcagTTGAGAGTGATGTGTTTGTTCCTTCACATTCTGGAAACATGGCAAGAGCCGTTGAAGGTCACCGCAGATTTCTAGGTCATCGCAGGACTATCACTCCAGACAG GAAAGGATTAGTGAAACTCTTCAGTAAGATGGAGAGAGGACAGTTAAGAGAGGGACCTAAGTTGTCCAATCTTGTGAAGCAAATGCATCAAGACAG GCAAGGTGCACCGAGAAGAAGGAAAGGACCAACACAGGGGATCAAAGGACGTGCGCGGTTTAGAAACGAAGAAGCCTTTTATGAGAATCCATACCCAGAGTGTATTTGCAGTTCAAAGCAGCACAGAGAACCCTAA
- the LOC104743576 gene encoding histone acetyltransferase of the MYST family 1: protein MGSSANTETAMVIASPASNHNNPVTNGGGAITNHTPGPIPDLVISESDSSKKRRTGVLPLEVGTRVMCQWRDGKYHPVKVIERRKNYGGGNNDYEYYVHYTEFNRRLDEWIKLEQLDLDSVECALDEKVEDKVTSLKMTRHQKRKIDETHVEGHEELDAASLREHEEFTKVKNIATIELGKYEIETWYFSPFPPEYNDCVKLFFCEFCLSFMKRKEQLQRHMRKCDLKHPPGDEIYRSSTLSMFEVDGKKNKVYAQNLCYLAKLFLDHKTLYYDVDLFLFYILCECDDRGCHMVGYFSKEKHSEEAYNLACILTLPPYQRKGYGKFLIAFSYELSKKEGKVGTPERPLSDLGLVSYRGYWTRILLDILKKHKGNISIKELSDMTAIKAEDILSTLQSLELIQYRKGQHVICADPKVLDRHLKAAGRGGLDVDVSKMIWTPYKEQS, encoded by the exons ATGGGATCGTCTGCGAATACAGAGACGGCGATGGTCATCGCATCACCGGCTTCGAACCACAATAATCCGGTAACCAACGGCGGAGGTGCGATTACGAATCATACTCCTGGTCCGATACCCGATCTCGTGATCTCAGAATCGGATTCgtcgaagaagagaagaacagGGGTGCTTCCGCTCGAGGTTGGTACTCGCGTGATGTGTCAATGGAGAGACGGGAAGTACCATCCGGTGAAGGTTATCGAGCGCCGGAAGAATTATGGTGGTGGCAACAATGATTACGAGTATTACGTTCACTACACTGAgt TTAATAGAAGATTGGATGAATGGATTAAGCTGGAACAGCTAGACCTTGATTCAGTAGAGTGTGCTTTAGATGAAAAAGTTGAAGACAAg GTGACTAGCTTGAAGATGACACGGCACCAGAAACGGAAGATTGATGAGACACATGTAGAG GGTCATGAAGAGCTGGATGCTGCGAGTTTGCGTGAACACGAGGAGTTCACAAAAGTGAAGAACATAGCAACGATTGAGCTTGGGAAATATGAAATTGAGACATGGTACTTCTCTCCTTTTCCGCCAGAATACAATGACTGTGTGAAGCTCTTTTTCTGTGAGTTTTGCCTCAGTTTTATGAAGCGCAAAGAGCAGCTTCAAAGACATATG AGAAAATGTGACCTGAAGCACCCCCCTGGGGATGAAATCTATCGAAGTTCTACTTTGTCAATGTTTGAG GTGGATGGCAAGAAGAACAAGGTCTACGCACAGAATCTCTGTTATCTGGCGAAGCTATTTCTTGACCACAAAACTCTTTACTATGATGTTGATTTGTTCCTGTTCTATATTCTCTGTGAATGTGATGATCGTGGATGTCACATGGTTGGATACTTTTCAAAG GAGAAACACTCGGAAGAAGCTTACAACTTGGCTTGCATCCTCACCCTTCCTCCTTATCAAAGGAAAGGCTACGGAAAATTCTTAATAGCCttct CCTATGAACTCTCAAAGAAAGAGGGAAAAGTCGGGACACCAGAGCGACCCCTCTCTGATCTAGGCTTAGTGAGTTACAGAGGTTACTGGACTCGGATTTTATTAGACATCTTGAAAAAGCACAAGGGTAACATATCTATCAAG GAGCTGAGTGACATGACCGCAATTAAAGCAGAAGATATATTGAGCACCCTTCAGAGCTTGGAACTGATACAGTACAGGAAAGGACAACATGTGATCTGTGCGGATCCTAAGGTACTGGATCGACACTTGAAAGCGGCAGGCCGTGGTGGCCTTGATGTAGATGTTAGCAAAATGATCTGGACTCCTTACAAAGAGCAGAGCTAA
- the LOC104727091 gene encoding cell wall / vacuolar inhibitor of fructosidase 2-like, whose amino-acid sequence MASSLIFLLFLIFTLSFSSPTLISAKSNATIIESTCKTTNNYKFCVSALKSDPRSPTADTKGLAAIMIGVGMTNATSTATYIAGNLTSAANDVVLKKVLQDCSEKYALAVDSLRQTIQDLDSEAYDYASMHVLAAEDYPNVCRNIFRRAKGLSYPVEIRRREQSLRRICGVVSGILDRLVE is encoded by the coding sequence ATGGCTTCTTCTCttatcttcctcctcttcctcatctttaCCCTATCCTTTTCATCACCAACCCTAATCTCAGCCAAATCCAACGCGACAATAATCGAATCAACTTGCAAAACCACGAACAACTACAAATTCTGTGTCTCGGCTCTCAAATCCGACCCAAGAAGTCCCACAGCCGACACAAAAGGTCTCGCAGCCATTATGATTGGCGTTGGTATGACAAACGCCACCTCCACTGCAACTTACATCGCCGGGAACCTAACATCCGCCGCGAACGACGTCGTCCTTAAAAAGGTGTTACAAGATTGCTCCGAGAAGTATGCTCTCGCCGTTGATTCTCTCCGCCAAACAATTCAAGATCTTGATAGTGAAGCTTATGACTATGCTTCCATGCATGTGCTGGCGGCGGAGGATTATCCTAATGTTTGCCGCAATATTTTCCGCCGAGCTAAGGGGCTGTCTTATCCGGTGGAGATTCGTCGGCGTGAACAGAGTCTGAGACGTATCTGTGGTGTTGTCTCCGGGATTCTTGATCGCCTTGTTGAATAA
- the LOC104727092 gene encoding chromatin assembly factor 1 subunit FAS2 isoform X2, translated as MKGGTIQISWHDGKPVLTLDFHPISGLLATAGADYDIKLWLINSGQAEKKVPSVSYQSSLTYHGCAVNTIRFSPSGELLASGADGGELIIWKLHPSETNQSWKVHKSLSFHRKDVLDLQWSPDDAYLISGSVDNSCIIWDVNKGSVHQILDAHCHYVQGVAWDPLAKYVASLSSDRTCRIYVNMPQTKSKGVEKMNYVCQHVITKADQQRGDETKTIKTHLFHDETLPSFFRRLSWSPDGSFLLIPAGSFKVSPTSEAVNATYVFSRKDLSRPALQLPGASKPVVVVRFCPVAFKLRGSNSEEGFFKLPYRLVFAIATLNSVYIYDTECVIPVAVLAGLHYAAITDITWSPNASYLALSSQDGYCTLVEFEDNELGESIPISVGKKPVDSEGKEHDIGKADELMTEARPGESKKQAESEQNEENKQPLPSKITTDGEEKEHVMQKTDEVMTETRQEEEKQPMQGKVNTPVSNKPARKRITSMAIDP; from the exons atgaagggaGGTACGATTCAGATTAGTTGGCACGATGGGAAGCCGGTTTTAACCCTCGATTTTCACCCGATTTCCGGTTTACTCGCCACCGCCGGAGCCGATTACGACATCAAG CTATGGTTGATAAATTCTGGTCAAGCGGAGAAGAAGGTTCCTAGTGTGTCTTACCAGAGTAGCCTTACTTACCATGGATGTGCTGTTAATACCATTCGTTTTTCTCCATCTG GGGAACTACTTGCCTCAGGAGCAGACG GAGGCGAGCTAATCATATGGAAGTTGCATCCTAGTGAAACTAATCAGTCCTGGAAAGTTCACAAGTCATTATC ATTTCATCGAAAGGATGTCCTGGATCTTCAGTGGTCTCCTGATGATGCTTATCTGATTTCTGGCTCAGTGGACAACTCTTGCATTATATGGGACGTTAATAAAG GTTCTGTACATCAGATACTGGATGCCCACTGTCATTATGTTCAAGGTGTTGCCTGGGATCCCTTAGCAAAGTATGTAGCCTCTCTTAGTTCAGACAGAACATGCcgtatatatgtaaatatgcCTCAAACAAAGAGTAAAGGTGTTGAAAAAATGAACTATGTTTGCCAGCATGTTATCACCAAAGCAGATCAGCAACGGGGTGATGAAACTAAg ACAATAAAAACCCATCTCTTTCATGATGAGACATTGCCTTCTTTCTTTCGAAGATTATCATGGTCACCTGATGGGTCTTTTTTACTCATTCCAGCAG GTTCTTTCAAGGTTTCACCCACATCAGAAGCAGTGAATGCTACCTATGTCTTTTCTAGGAAGGACCTTTCAAG ACCTGCACTGCAGCTTCCAGGTGCCAGCAAACCGGTTGTAGTGGTTCGTTTTTGCCCTGTTGCATTCAAACTCCGTGGTTCAAATTCTG AAGAGGGTTTTTTCAAGCTTCCTTACCGTCTTGTCTTTGCCATTGCAACTTTAAATTCGGTGTACATATATGACACAGAGTGTGTCATTCCAGTTGCAGTCTTAGCAGGTCTCCACTACGCTGCAATAACTGATATAACATG GTCACCTAATGCCTCGTATCTAGCACTCTCATCACAAGATGGTTACTGCACACTAGTTGAATTCGAAGATAACGAACTAGGAGAATCCATCCCCATATCAG TTGGAAAGAAACCTGTGGACAGTGAGGGGAAAGAGCATGATATAGGGAAAGCTGATGAGCTGATGACCGAAGCAAGACCAG GTGAGAGCAAGAAACAGGCTGAATCAGAACAAAACGAAGAGAATAAACAGCCATTGCCGAGCAAAATTACAACAGATGGCGAGGAGAAAGAGCATGTTATGCAGAAAACCGATGAAGTGATGACGGAAACAagacaagaggaagagaaacagcCAATGCAGGGCAAAGTTAACACACCTGTCTCAAACAAACCAGCGAGGAAGCGCATCACGTCGATGGCTATTGATCCCTAA
- the LOC104727092 gene encoding chromatin assembly factor 1 subunit FAS2 isoform X1 yields the protein MKGGTIQISWHDGKPVLTLDFHPISGLLATAGADYDIKLWLINSGQAEKKVPSVSYQSSLTYHGCAVNTIRFSPSGELLASGADGGELIIWKLHPSETNQSWKVHKSLSFHRKDVLDLQWSPDDAYLISGSVDNSCIIWDVNKGSVHQILDAHCHYVQGVAWDPLAKYVASLSSDRTCRIYVNMPQTKSKGVEKMNYVCQHVITKADQQRGDETKTIKTHLFHDETLPSFFRRLSWSPDGSFLLIPAGSFKVSPTSEAVNATYVFSRKDLSRPALQLPGASKPVVVVRFCPVAFKLRGSNSEEGFFKLPYRLVFAIATLNSVYIYDTECVIPVAVLAGLHYAAITDITWSPNASYLALSSQDGYCTLVEFEDNELGESIPISVGKKPVDSEGKEHDIGKADELMTEARPGESKKQAESEQNEENKQPLPSKITTDGEEKEHVMQKTDEVMTETRQEEEKQPMQGKVNTPVSNKPARKRITSMAIDP from the exons atgaagggaGGTACGATTCAGATTAGTTGGCACGATGGGAAGCCGGTTTTAACCCTCGATTTTCACCCGATTTCCGGTTTACTCGCCACCGCCGGAGCCGATTACGACATCAAG CTATGGTTGATAAATTCTGGTCAAGCGGAGAAGAAGGTTCCTAGTGTGTCTTACCAGAGTAGCCTTACTTACCATGGATGTGCTGTTAATACCATTCGTTTTTCTCCATCTG GGGAACTACTTGCCTCAGGAGCAGACG GAGGCGAGCTAATCATATGGAAGTTGCATCCTAGTGAAACTAATCAGTCCTGGAAAGTTCACAAGTCATTATC ATTTCATCGAAAGGATGTCCTGGATCTTCAGTGGTCTCCTGATGATGCTTATCTGATTTCTGGCTCAGTGGACAACTCTTGCATTATATGGGACGTTAATAAAG GTTCTGTACATCAGATACTGGATGCCCACTGTCATTATGTTCAAGGTGTTGCCTGGGATCCCTTAGCAAAGTATGTAGCCTCTCTTAGTTCAGACAGAACATGCcgtatatatgtaaatatgcCTCAAACAAAGAGTAAAGGTGTTGAAAAAATGAACTATGTTTGCCAGCATGTTATCACCAAAGCAGATCAGCAACGGGGTGATGAAACTAAg ACAATAAAAACCCATCTCTTTCATGATGAGACATTGCCTTCTTTCTTTCGAAGATTATCATGGTCACCTGATGGGTCTTTTTTACTCATTCCAGCAG GTTCTTTCAAGGTTTCACCCACATCAGAAGCAGTGAATGCTACCTATGTCTTTTCTAGGAAGGACCTTTCAAG ACCTGCACTGCAGCTTCCAGGTGCCAGCAAACCGGTTGTAGTGGTTCGTTTTTGCCCTGTTGCATTCAAACTCCGTGGTTCAAATTCTG AAGAGGGTTTTTTCAAGCTTCCTTACCGTCTTGTCTTTGCCATTGCAACTTTAAATTCGGTGTACATATATGACACAGAGTGTGTCATTCCAGTTGCAGTCTTAGCAGGTCTCCACTACGCTGCAATAACTGATATAACATG GTCACCTAATGCCTCGTATCTAGCACTCTCATCACAAGATGGTTACTGCACACTAGTTGAATTCGAAGATAACGAACTAGGAGAATCCATCCCCATATCAG TTGGAAAGAAACCTGTGGACAGTGAGGGGAAAGAGCATGATATAGGGAAAGCTGATGAGCTGATGACCGAAGCAAGACCAGGTGAGAGCAAGAAACAGGCTGAATCAGAACAAAACGAAGAGAATAAACAGCCATTGCCGAGCAAAATTACAACAG ATGGCGAGGAGAAAGAGCATGTTATGCAGAAAACCGATGAAGTGATGACGGAAACAagacaagaggaagagaaacagcCAATGCAGGGCAAAGTTAACACACCTGTCTCAAACAAACCAGCGAGGAAGCGCATCACGTCGATGGCTATTGATCCCTAA
- the LOC104727093 gene encoding probable pectinesterase/pectinesterase inhibitor 64, whose amino-acid sequence MDSPKLPYSLSASSSTPFASSAVKPHRKKVLSRNCILIIIAISSILLLLLTLLIYATVSKSSHNHRNSTPQSPTSKDNPPPETPLPPPPIAQIRLACNATRFPDHCVASLSKPGQVPPDPKPVQIIHSAISVSYENLKTGQSKIKSILDSSADNKNRTNIAKICLEILSYAQHRTESTDVAVTSGQIKDARAWMSAALAYQFDCWSGLKTVNDTKQVVETVTFFEGLVNLTGNALSMMLSFDSFGDDVVSWIRPATERDGFWEKAGPSLGSGTTGTTKANLGVPSGLTEDVTVCGTGCTHKTVQEAVNAAPDTNGTVKFVIRIREGVYEETVRVPFEKKNVVFIGDGMGKTVITGSLNVGQPGMTTFESATVGVLGDGFMARDLTIENTAGADAHQAVAFRSDSDFSVLENCEFLGNQDTVYAHSLRQLYKQCRIEGNVDFIFGNSAAVFQDCDILIASKHSKVEQGANNAITAHGRIDAAQSTGFVFWNCSIKGTEEYMKEYQANPKGHKNFLGRPWKEFSRTVFVNCNLESLISPGGWMPWNGDFGLKTLYYGEYNNTGPGSVRSSRVPWSSEIPEKHVDVYSVANFIQADEWASTTA is encoded by the exons ATGGATTCTCCGAAACTCCCGTACTCTCTCTCCGCCTCTTCCTCCACCCCATTTGCTTCCTCCGCCGTAAAACCTCACCGGAAAAAAGTCCTTTCCCGTAACtgcatcctcatcatcatcgccaTATCCTctattctcctcctcctcttaacTCTCCTCATCTACGCCACCGTCTCCAAATCCTCCCACAACCACCGCAACTCAACACCCCAATCCCCAACCTCCAAAGATAATCCTCCGCCGGAGACTCCTCTCCCTCCTCCTCCGATCGCTCAGATCCGTCTCGCCTGCAACGCGACTCGTTTCCCAGACCACTGCGTCGCCTCCCTCTCTAAACCGGGTCAAGTCCCTCCGGATCCTAAACCGGTTCAAATCATCCACTCCGCGATTTCAGTCTCGTACGAGAATCTCAAAACCGGCCAATCGAAAATCAAGTCTATCCTAGACTCATCCGCAGATAACAAAAACCGCACGAACATCGCCAAAATTTGCCTCGAGATCCTCTCCTACGCTCAGCACCGTACCGAATCGACGGACGTCGCCGTGACGAGCGGCCAAATCAAAGACGCTCGTGCGTGGATGAGCGCAGCTCTAGCTTACCAGTTCGATTGCTGGTCAGGTCTCAAAACCGTCAACGACACGAAGCAAGTCGTCGAGACGGTCACGTTCTTCGAAGGTCTCGTGAACCTCACCGGTAACGCGTTGAGCATGATGCTATCGTTCGACAGTTTCGGAGACGACGTCGTTTCGTGGATCCGTCCTGCTACCGAACGAGATGGGTTTTGGGAGAAAGCTGGGCCGAGTTTGGGCTCGGGTACTACGGGCACAACAAAGGCTAATTTGGGGGTTCCGTCTGGTTTAACGGAAGACGTGACGGTGTGTGGGACAGGGTGTACTCACAAAACGGTGCAGGAAGCCGTCAACGCAGCGCCGGATACTAACGGAACCGTTAAGTTTGTGATACGGATTAGAGAAGGCGTGTATGAGGAAACCGTTAGGGTTCCGTTTGAGAAAAAGAACGTCGTCTTTATCGGTGACGGGATGGGCAAAACGGTAATTACAGGATCGTTGAATGTCGGACAACCGGGGATGACAACGTTCGAGTCTGCAACTGTCG GAGTTCTCGGCGATGGATTTATGGCTCGTGATTTAACAATAGAGAACACGGCAGGAGCAGACGCGCACCAAGCGGTTGCGTTTAGATCAGACAGCGATTTCTCTGTACTCGAAAACTGCGAGTTTCTTGGAAACCAAGACACTGTTTACGCTCATTCTCTCCGTCAGCTTTACAAACAATGTCGAATCGAGGGCAATGTAGACTTCATATTCGGTAACTCAGCTGCTGTATTCCAAGACTGTGATATCCTTATTGCTTCAAAACATTCCAAAGTCGAGCAAGGCGCAAACAATGCGATCACAGCACATGGGAGGATCGACGCGGCTCAGTCCACGGGATTTGTGTTTTGGAACTGTTCGATTAAAGGAACAGAGGAATACATGAAGGAGTATCAAGCTAACCCTAAAGGGCATAAGAACTTCTTGGGAAGGCCATGGAAGGAATTTTCGAGGACGGTTTTTGTAAACTGTAATCTTGAGTCTTTGATTAGTCCTGGCGGATGGATGCCTTGGAACGGGGATTTCGGGTTGAAGACTTTGTATTACGGTGAGTATAACAATACAGGTCCGGGATCGGTTAGATCGAGTAGGGTTCCATGGAGTAGTGAGATACCAGAGAAGCATGTTGATGTTTACTCTGTCGCCAATTTTATTCAGGCTGATGAGTGGGCTTCGACCACTGCTTGA
- the LOC104727094 gene encoding uncharacterized protein LOC104727094, producing the protein MTKFRKLGRPAGHRMSMLRTMVSQLVKHERIETTVAKAKEVRRLADNMVQLGKEGSLAAARRAGGFVRGDDVLHKIFTELAYRYKDRAGGYTRMLRTRIRVGDAAPMAYIEFIDRENELRQSKPATPQPPPRVPLDPWERSRLTRQYAPPKEEKSSDSDL; encoded by the exons ATGACTAAATTCAGGAAGCTCGGTCGCCCAGCTGGTCACCGTATGTCCATGCTCAG GACTATGGTTTCTCAATTAGTGAAACACGAGCGAATTGAGACCACTGTCGCAAAG GCTAAAGAGGTCCGTCGTCTTGCTGATAATATGGTTCAACTTGGCAAAGAG GGCTCACTCGCTGCAGCAAGGCGAGCTGGTGGTTTTGTTAGAGGAGATGATGTACTTCACAAGATTTTTACAGAATTGGCTTATCGATACAA AGATAGAGCTGGTGGGTACACAAGAATGCTTCGCACTCGTATTCGTGTTGGTGATGCTGCACCAATGGCTTATATCGA GTTTATCGATAGAGAGAACGAACTAAGGCAATCAAAACCAGCAACACCTCAACCGCCACCTCGAGTGCCGCTGGACCCATGGGAAAGATCCCGTCTCACCAGGCAGTATGCACCACCAAAGGAGGAGAAGAGTTCTGATTCCGACCTATAA
- the LOC104727095 gene encoding U-box domain-containing protein 27-like, protein MRKDDLCITVPTFFRCPISLDVMKSPVSLCTGVTYDRASIQRWLDGGNNTCPATMQILQNKDFIPNRTLQRLIEIWSDSVRRRGCVESSAELAAPTRDEISDAIDRVKIEKEERDDREVLSKIVRFGRESDDNRGFLAGKDDFVRLLVDLIDQDGFETTSAAKSLVVQEAVKILSLVRTKISDRRRFSNLILTNGRDRLTVIVFLFRTGNVELKIDCAGLLEFIAVDAESKLLIADRDGLVTELMKSISKDSDSTLIESSLSCLVAISSPKRVKLNLIREKLIGDVTKLLSDPTASSVSVTEKCLKLLEILASTKEGRSEICGGDGECLKTVVKKLMKVSTAATEHAVTVLWSVSYLFKEDKALEAVTSANGVTKILLLLQSNCSPAVRRMLTDLLKVFKVNSRSCLSAYDTKTTHIMPF, encoded by the coding sequence ATGAGGAAGGATGATCTCTGCATCACAGTACCTACGTTCTTCCGATGTCCTATATCACTCGACGTTATGAAATCTCCGGTGAGTCTTTGCACCGGTGTTACTTACGATCGAGCTAGTATCCAACGGTGGCTCGACGGCGGGAACAACACGTGTCCCGCGACGATGCAGATTCTTCAGAACAAGGATTTCATACCTAATCGGACTCTTCAGCGTCTGATAGAGATTTGGTCTGATTCCGTTCGTCGTCGAGGTTGTGTTGAATCGTCGGCGGAGTTAGCTGCTCCGACGAGAGACGAGATCTCCGATGCGATTGATAGAGTCAAGATCGAGAAAGAGGAGCGTGACGATCGCGAGGTTTTGTCTAAGATCGTTCGATTCGGGagagaatctgatgataacaGAGGCTTTCTCGCCGGAAAAGATGATTTCGTGAGGCTTCTCGTGGATCTGATTGACCAGGACGGTTTCGAAACCACCTCCGCCGCGAAATCGCTGGTTGTTCAAGAGGCGGTTAAGATTCTGAGTTTGGTTCGAACCAAAATCTCAGATCGGAGACGgttttctaatcttattttaacCAACGGTCGAGATCGGTTAACGGTTATCGTCTTCTTGTTTCGAACCGGGAATGTCGAATTGAAGATTGATTGCGCCGGTTTACTCGAGTTCATCGCCGTCGACGCCGAATCAAAGCTTTTAATCGCTGATAGAGATGGATTAGTGACGGAGCTAATGAAATCGATTAGTAAAGACTCCGATTCGACCTTGATCGAATCGAGTTTATCGTGTTTGGTCGCGATTAGCTCACCGAAGCGCGTGAAACTAAACCTGATCCGAGAAAAACTCATCGGAGACGTGACTAAATTGTTATCAGATCCGACGGCGTCGAGCGTTTCAGTCACCGAGAAATGTCTGAAGCTTCtcgagattctagcatccaccAAGGAAGGGAGATCGGAGATTTGCGGCGGAGACGGAGAGTGTTTGAAAACGGTGGTAAAAAAGCTGATGAAAGTGTCGACGGCGGCGACGGAGCACGCCGTGACGGTGCTGTGGagtgtttcttatctttttaaaGAGGATAAAGCTTTGGAAGCCGTTACGAGTGCTAACGGAGTTACGAAGATTCTGTTACTGTTACAGAGCAATTGCTCTCCCGCCGTTAGACGAATGTTAACGGATCTTCTAAAGGTGTTCAAGGTGAATTCAAGATCTTGCCTTTCGGCTTACGACACCAAAACGACACATATCATGCCGTTTtga